From one Butyricimonas faecihominis genomic stretch:
- a CDS encoding CDGSH iron-sulfur domain-containing protein, protein MKEREIEPGTPEINKQYSIVVDRKGPYLVYGHPLLKQQFIVQNVEGSSWSYRDGVEYDMNDNPTALCRCGTSANKPYCDGAHLNTNWDPTLTADNIPLLKDADVVDGPTLELTDNEKYCAFARFCDAYGKVWNLVEESDDPEARELTIREANYCPAGRLKAWDKDKGEFIENKLEPSLVLLEDPQERCSGPLFVRGGIPIDDTEGVRYELRNRVTLCRCGASSNKPFCDGTHVSIRFRDGLPGPHGGVK, encoded by the coding sequence ATGAAAGAACGAGAGATAGAACCGGGAACACCTGAAATCAATAAACAGTATTCCATTGTAGTCGATAGAAAAGGACCTTACCTAGTGTATGGTCATCCGCTTTTAAAACAACAGTTTATCGTGCAGAATGTAGAGGGAAGTTCGTGGTCGTACCGGGATGGGGTTGAGTACGATATGAATGATAACCCCACGGCTTTATGTCGTTGCGGGACTTCTGCCAATAAGCCGTATTGCGATGGGGCTCACTTGAACACGAATTGGGATCCCACGCTGACAGCCGATAATATTCCTTTATTGAAAGATGCCGATGTGGTTGACGGGCCTACGCTTGAACTGACGGATAATGAGAAATATTGTGCTTTTGCCCGTTTTTGTGATGCTTACGGGAAGGTTTGGAATCTCGTGGAGGAGTCCGATGATCCGGAGGCTAGGGAGTTGACGATCCGGGAGGCTAATTATTGCCCGGCGGGTCGTTTGAAGGCTTGGGATAAGGATAAAGGGGAATTTATTGAAAATAAACTGGAACCATCGCTGGTGCTGTTGGAAGACCCGCAGGAGCGTTGCAGTGGTCCTTTGTTCGTACGGGGCGGGATTCCGATTGACGATACGGAGGGCGTGAGGTACGAACTTCGTAACCGGGTTACACTATGCCGTTGCGGGGCGTCATCGAACAAACCTTTCTGTGACGGAACACACGTGAGTATTCGTTTCCGGGACGGGTTACCGGGGCCACATGGCGGGGTAAAGTGA
- a CDS encoding YaaA family protein, producing MLVILSPAKTMDMSVVEQELPGTTPEYTAEAEYLAEHMRHFSASELEKMLKISPKLAAENYERYQRFGSLSNSRKQALFAYNGSVFKAIDPNSFSLEDLKYAQDRVRIISTLYGLVRPLDLIQAYRIAFSVKLDGANLYDYWVPKLTTPLLEDVRKVGGIMVNLASMDIQGALKMDELRKEVRVITPEFQEWRDGKYETVRTYAKIARGTMTRYIVMNRVEEPEELKAFNEDGYTFNADLSDEERYFFTRIKK from the coding sequence ATGTTAGTTATTTTATCACCGGCCAAGACCATGGATATGTCCGTGGTGGAACAGGAACTTCCGGGTACCACTCCGGAATACACGGCAGAGGCGGAATATCTGGCGGAACATATGCGTCATTTTTCTGCATCGGAGTTAGAGAAAATGTTGAAGATCAGTCCTAAGCTGGCAGCGGAGAATTACGAACGTTATCAGAGGTTTGGTTCACTTTCGAATTCTCGCAAACAGGCTTTGTTTGCTTATAACGGGAGTGTATTCAAAGCTATTGATCCGAATTCTTTTTCTTTAGAGGACTTGAAGTATGCTCAAGATCGTGTCCGGATTATCTCTACGCTTTATGGTTTGGTGCGTCCGTTGGATTTGATTCAAGCCTACCGGATCGCATTTTCCGTGAAGTTGGATGGGGCGAACCTGTATGATTATTGGGTTCCGAAGCTGACGACTCCATTATTGGAAGATGTGCGTAAGGTTGGAGGGATTATGGTGAATCTGGCCAGTATGGATATTCAGGGAGCGTTGAAGATGGACGAGTTGAGGAAAGAGGTGAGGGTGATTACACCGGAATTTCAGGAATGGCGGGATGGTAAATACGAAACAGTTCGTACTTATGCCAAGATTGCACGGGGGACGATGACGAGATATATCGTGATGAATCGTGTCGAGGAACCTGAGGAGTTAAAGGCTTTCAACGAGGACGGGTACACGTTTAATGCTGACCTCTCGGACGAGGAACGTTATTTCTTTACCCGCATAAAGAAGTAA
- a CDS encoding NADH:flavin oxidoreductase, whose translation MTRESKLFTPLTIGPLTLRNRTIRAAAFEGMCPGNAPSEMLHDYHLSVARGGIGMTTIAYAAVVRSGLSFPHQLWLRPEILPALRQLTDDIHATGAAASIQIGHCGNMSHKGICGCTPISASSGFNIYSPTLVRGMKKEEIVEMAKAFGQAVNMAREAGFDAVEVHAGHGYLISQFLSPYTNHRKDEFGGSLENRMRFMRMVMAEVMKAAGDDMAVLVKMNTRDGFRGGMEVPECIEVAKALEAAGVHALILSGGFVSRAPMYVMRGAMPIRSLTYYMQQFWLPIGVRIAGHMMIPTVPFKEAYFFEDALKFREAVKLPLVYVGGLVSREKIDMVLDAGFDGVSMARALLNEPDFVNRMGREENARNACEHANYCIARMYSREMACHKHIPDLPKKLLKELESASKKN comes from the coding sequence ATGACACGAGAATCCAAGTTATTCACGCCATTAACGATCGGACCGCTGACCTTACGTAACCGAACGATTCGGGCCGCAGCATTCGAGGGTATGTGTCCGGGGAATGCTCCTTCGGAAATGTTACATGATTATCATCTTTCGGTGGCCCGGGGTGGAATCGGGATGACGACAATCGCTTATGCGGCTGTTGTTCGTAGCGGTTTATCGTTTCCCCATCAATTGTGGTTGAGGCCGGAGATCCTTCCTGCGTTACGACAGCTTACGGACGATATACATGCCACGGGTGCGGCTGCATCCATACAAATCGGGCATTGCGGGAATATGTCGCACAAGGGGATTTGTGGCTGCACGCCCATTTCCGCTTCAAGTGGTTTTAATATCTACTCGCCGACGTTGGTGCGGGGTATGAAGAAAGAGGAGATCGTGGAGATGGCAAAGGCGTTTGGACAGGCAGTGAATATGGCTAGAGAGGCGGGATTTGATGCCGTGGAGGTTCATGCCGGACACGGGTATCTGATCAGTCAGTTCCTTTCTCCTTACACGAATCACCGGAAGGACGAGTTCGGGGGATCGCTGGAGAACCGGATGCGGTTTATGCGTATGGTAATGGCGGAAGTGATGAAAGCGGCGGGGGATGACATGGCCGTGCTGGTGAAGATGAATACCCGGGATGGATTCCGGGGTGGGATGGAGGTGCCGGAATGTATTGAAGTGGCCAAGGCACTGGAAGCGGCAGGGGTTCATGCCTTGATTCTGAGTGGTGGTTTTGTCAGTCGGGCCCCGATGTACGTGATGAGGGGGGCCATGCCTATCCGTAGCCTGACGTATTATATGCAACAATTCTGGTTACCGATAGGCGTTCGAATTGCCGGACATATGATGATTCCGACGGTACCGTTTAAAGAGGCTTATTTTTTCGAAGATGCGTTGAAATTCCGGGAAGCGGTGAAGTTACCTCTCGTGTACGTGGGAGGATTGGTTTCCCGGGAAAAGATAGATATGGTGTTGGATGCCGGATTTGATGGGGTGTCAATGGCTCGTGCCTTGTTGAATGAACCGGATTTCGTGAACCGGATGGGGAGGGAGGAGAATGCCCGGAATGCTTGCGAACACGCGAATTATTGTATTGCCCGTATGTATTCTAGGGAGATGGCCTGTCATAAGCATATTCCGGATTTGCCCAAGAAGTTATTGAAGGAGTTGGAATCGGCTTCCAAGAAAAATTGA
- a CDS encoding SDR family NAD(P)-dependent oxidoreductase, whose product MEVIDQPSVHPVAIVTGASSGIGLEYARELCSRGYDVVMVSNEEERLTRCAGELSQMYEVQTWPLYMDLSLPDAAEHLHGFCVALGLQVEVLVNNAGMFRFEHIVNLSVGVVQTMLMLHMNTVVLLCRYFGEDMRKRGKGYILNMSSMSAWFPYPGISLYASTKCFLKSFSRAFRLEMLDYGVNVTTVCPGAIATDLYNLPLHLQRLAVRIGVMMKPATLARRAINGMFCHRAQMIPGVINYFFIGFLFFLPYGVVRWMIRKVKRAIENEKN is encoded by the coding sequence ATGGAAGTAATTGATCAGCCTAGTGTTCATCCAGTGGCCATCGTCACGGGAGCCAGTTCGGGAATCGGTTTGGAGTATGCCCGGGAGTTGTGTTCCCGGGGGTATGATGTCGTGATGGTCAGTAATGAGGAGGAGCGCCTTACGCGGTGTGCCGGGGAGTTATCACAAATGTACGAGGTGCAGACGTGGCCTCTTTATATGGATTTATCACTACCCGATGCAGCGGAACATTTGCATGGTTTTTGCGTGGCATTAGGGTTACAAGTGGAGGTGCTGGTGAATAATGCCGGAATGTTCCGGTTCGAGCATATCGTGAATCTTTCAGTGGGTGTTGTGCAGACCATGTTGATGTTGCACATGAACACGGTGGTTTTGCTTTGTCGTTATTTCGGGGAGGATATGAGAAAACGGGGGAAAGGGTATATCCTCAATATGTCTTCAATGTCAGCTTGGTTCCCTTATCCGGGAATTTCGTTGTATGCATCCACGAAGTGTTTTTTGAAGAGTTTTTCCCGGGCTTTTCGTTTGGAGATGCTTGATTACGGGGTGAACGTTACCACGGTTTGTCCGGGGGCGATTGCTACCGATTTATATAATTTACCTCTTCATTTGCAGCGGTTGGCCGTGCGAATCGGTGTGATGATGAAACCTGCCACGCTTGCTCGCCGGGCAATCAACGGTATGTTCTGTCACCGAGCCCAAATGATTCCCGGGGTGATTAATTATTTCTTTATCGGTTTCTTATTCTTTTTGCCTTACGGGGTGGTGAGGTGGATGATAAGGAAAGTGAAAAGAGCAATTGAAAATGAAAAAAATTGA
- a CDS encoding heavy metal translocating P-type ATPase, with amino-acid sequence MSGKEIHTKETFQVLGMSCAVCALNVETTLGAQEGVYEAKVNFAGSTVLVDYNPQVITPVELQKAVEAAGYELVVENTEDTDQADRLQREEFLALKRKTIGAIVLAIPVFVIGMFFMHMPYGNWIMLAFTIPVMAFFGRDFFVHAYMQLKHGRANMDTLVAVSTGVAFLFSLFNTIWPEYWTSRGLEAHVYYEAAAVIIALILLGRLLEAKAKFSTSTAIKKLMGLQPKTVTKILADGSEEEVPIREVAVGDVLVVKPGEKIPVDGEVTEGASFVDESMITGESIPVEKVKGQPVYAGTINEKGSFRFRADKVGGETVLANIIRMVQEAQGSKAPVQKLVDRIAGIFVPVVMGIAVITFIVWMLIGGDLAFTHALLTSITVLVIACPCALGLATPTAIMVGIGKGAEHNILIKDAESLELMYRVNAIVLDKTGTITEGKPVVTDIHWTPGAEDERYQSILLEIERRSEHPLADAVVQKFKEKVVNEISVSDFENQTGKGVTAKVGDKVYLVGNRALMDVNHVVLDDDNEKLAVRWEGDGKTVVFFAGEGRVLALVAIADKIKESSRQAIATLHEKGIDVYMLTGDNALTARAVADQVGIRHFKAEVMPGEKANFVEALQHEGKVVAMVGDGINDSQALAQADVSIAMGKGSDIAMDVAKVTLITSDLNVIPRAIALSHQTVRAIRQNLFWAFIYNIIGIPLAAGVLYGINGFLLNPMIAAAAMAFSSVSVVTNSLRIKWKKL; translated from the coding sequence ATGTCAGGAAAAGAAATTCATACGAAAGAGACTTTCCAAGTTTTGGGCATGAGTTGTGCTGTCTGCGCTTTGAATGTGGAAACAACACTCGGCGCTCAAGAGGGAGTTTACGAGGCAAAGGTAAATTTTGCCGGTTCAACTGTTTTAGTGGATTATAATCCGCAGGTGATTACACCCGTGGAACTTCAAAAGGCGGTGGAGGCTGCCGGTTACGAATTGGTGGTGGAAAACACGGAGGATACGGATCAAGCGGATCGTTTGCAGCGGGAAGAGTTTCTCGCATTAAAACGAAAGACGATCGGGGCTATTGTTTTGGCGATACCCGTGTTCGTGATTGGTATGTTTTTTATGCATATGCCCTATGGTAATTGGATTATGCTGGCTTTTACCATTCCGGTGATGGCGTTTTTCGGGCGAGACTTTTTTGTCCATGCCTATATGCAGTTGAAACACGGGCGTGCGAATATGGACACGTTGGTGGCCGTCAGTACGGGAGTGGCATTTTTGTTCAGTCTGTTCAACACGATCTGGCCGGAATACTGGACGAGTCGGGGATTGGAGGCTCACGTGTACTACGAGGCTGCTGCGGTGATTATTGCTCTGATTTTGTTGGGGCGTTTGCTGGAGGCAAAGGCCAAGTTCAGTACTTCGACTGCAATAAAGAAATTGATGGGGTTACAACCCAAAACGGTGACTAAAATTCTTGCCGACGGTAGCGAAGAGGAGGTACCTATCCGTGAGGTGGCGGTAGGGGATGTTCTGGTCGTGAAACCGGGGGAAAAGATTCCGGTGGATGGGGAAGTGACGGAAGGGGCTTCTTTTGTCGACGAGAGTATGATTACCGGGGAGTCGATACCCGTGGAGAAGGTGAAAGGACAACCCGTGTATGCCGGGACAATAAACGAGAAGGGAAGTTTCCGTTTCCGTGCCGATAAGGTGGGGGGAGAAACCGTTTTGGCCAATATTATCCGGATGGTGCAGGAGGCACAGGGAAGTAAAGCTCCCGTGCAGAAACTGGTGGACCGTATTGCCGGAATTTTTGTTCCGGTAGTGATGGGGATTGCGGTAATCACGTTTATCGTGTGGATGCTGATAGGTGGGGACCTTGCTTTCACTCATGCTTTGCTGACGTCTATCACGGTGCTGGTTATAGCCTGCCCGTGTGCGCTGGGATTGGCGACGCCGACAGCGATTATGGTCGGGATCGGTAAAGGGGCGGAACATAATATACTGATCAAGGATGCTGAGAGCTTGGAGCTGATGTACCGGGTGAATGCGATCGTGCTGGATAAAACGGGGACGATCACGGAGGGAAAACCTGTTGTGACGGATATTCACTGGACTCCGGGGGCGGAAGACGAGCGTTATCAATCCATCCTCTTGGAGATCGAACGGCGTTCGGAACATCCGCTGGCAGATGCCGTGGTGCAGAAGTTTAAAGAGAAGGTCGTGAATGAAATATCGGTTTCGGATTTCGAGAATCAGACCGGCAAAGGGGTGACGGCAAAAGTCGGGGATAAGGTATATCTTGTTGGGAACCGGGCTTTGATGGACGTGAATCATGTGGTTTTAGACGATGATAACGAGAAACTTGCTGTCCGGTGGGAAGGAGACGGTAAAACGGTTGTCTTTTTTGCCGGAGAGGGACGGGTGCTGGCATTGGTTGCCATTGCCGATAAGATCAAGGAGAGTTCTCGTCAGGCAATTGCGACGCTGCATGAAAAAGGAATTGATGTTTATATGCTGACCGGGGATAATGCCTTGACGGCTCGTGCCGTGGCAGATCAGGTGGGCATTCGTCATTTTAAGGCCGAGGTGATGCCGGGTGAAAAGGCTAATTTCGTGGAGGCCTTGCAGCATGAGGGGAAAGTGGTGGCCATGGTGGGTGACGGAATCAACGATTCGCAGGCATTGGCACAGGCTGACGTGAGTATTGCCATGGGAAAAGGGTCGGATATTGCCATGGACGTGGCAAAGGTGACTTTGATTACTTCCGATCTGAACGTGATTCCCCGTGCTATCGCACTTTCGCATCAAACGGTGCGGGCGATTCGACAAAATTTGTTCTGGGCGTTTATTTATAATATAATTGGTATTCCTTTAGCGGCAGGGGTGTTGTACGGGATCAACGGTTTTTTACTCAACCCGATGATTGCGGCTGCCGCGATGGCTTTCAGTTCGGTGTCCGTGGTGACTAATAGTTTGAGAATTAAATGGAAGAAATTGTAG
- a CDS encoding heavy-metal-associated domain-containing protein, translating into MEKKFRFKTTLKCSGCVSKVTPFLNSLRDVTEWSVDLQHPDKVLTVMLKTGDTHSVKKAFENAGYKVEEFR; encoded by the coding sequence ATGGAAAAAAAGTTCAGATTTAAGACAACGTTGAAATGCAGTGGCTGCGTATCGAAAGTCACTCCGTTTTTGAATAGTTTGAGAGACGTGACGGAATGGAGCGTGGATTTGCAACATCCGGACAAGGTGCTGACGGTTATGTTGAAGACCGGAGACACGCACTCGGTGAAGAAGGCGTTCGAGAACGCGGGGTATAAAGTTGAAGAGTTCAGATAA
- a CDS encoding DUF1295 domain-containing protein: MTGIAVIVFVALYFVKAGYGMFFDAKWGRPIDNRIGWVLMEAPVFIAMALFWYFSDRGYELVPLIFFIFFEIHYFQRAFIFPLLLKGKGRMPMGIMLMGITFNVLNACMQGGWIFYFAPSDLYTPEWLMSPQFIIGTILFFAGMFTNIQSDHIIRHLRRPGDTGHYLPKGGMFRYVTSANYLGEIVEWIGFAILTWSLSGAVFAIWTFANLVPRANTIYHKYLGMFGDEVKKRRLKRVIPFIY; the protein is encoded by the coding sequence ATGACCGGAATTGCAGTTATTGTTTTTGTAGCCCTGTACTTTGTGAAAGCGGGTTATGGTATGTTTTTCGATGCCAAGTGGGGGCGACCAATAGATAACCGGATCGGCTGGGTTTTGATGGAGGCTCCTGTTTTTATAGCGATGGCACTTTTCTGGTATTTCTCGGATAGGGGATATGAGTTGGTGCCGTTGATTTTCTTTATTTTTTTCGAGATACATTATTTTCAGCGTGCGTTTATTTTCCCGTTATTACTGAAAGGTAAGGGGAGAATGCCGATGGGAATCATGTTGATGGGGATCACGTTTAATGTGTTGAATGCGTGTATGCAGGGAGGGTGGATTTTCTATTTTGCCCCGTCGGATCTTTATACCCCGGAGTGGTTGATGTCCCCGCAGTTTATTATCGGGACGATATTGTTCTTTGCCGGGATGTTCACGAATATACAATCGGACCATATTATTCGTCATTTGCGGCGTCCCGGTGACACGGGGCATTATTTGCCCAAGGGCGGGATGTTCCGTTACGTGACTTCTGCAAATTATTTGGGCGAGATTGTAGAATGGATCGGTTTTGCCATTCTCACGTGGTCACTTTCCGGGGCGGTTTTTGCCATTTGGACGTTCGCTAATTTAGTGCCGAGAGCTAATACAATTTATCACAAATATTTAGGGATGTTCGGGGACGAGGTGAAGAAACGTCGTCTGAAACGGGTGATTCCTTTTATATATTAA